The DNA sequence GCCAGCACGGGGGCGGCGAGCGACACGGAAAAGGCTGCAGCCAGCAGTGCCAGTTTACGAATACGCATTTTATTCTCCTTGGTTGTTCCGGCCCTTCACAAGGCCGTGGACCTGAAATGTCGAGGCGATTGGGAAGGCCGCCTCTGACAGACCTCAAGATGGAGACCGAATGCGGCGGGCACGAAGCGGGAATGTGGAAACACAGCGGCAGAAAAAGGGCACTCCGGACTGTTGCTTTCCTGCAACAAACTCAGGACCGGCAGGAACCTGCCTCCTGACCGAAATGACAGCACAGGCCTTGTTCCATTGCGCATATCAATGCGTGGCCTATATGTGGATTGACCCGAACTGAAAATGAGAGCGTTGATTCCAAAGCATGTTGAGCATTTTGACCCTGATCGCGGGCTTGGTCGTCCTTGTCTTTGCAGGTGACTATCTGGTGCGAGGCGCTGTGGCGCTTGCAGAAAAACTGTCTATCGATCCGCTGATCATCGGTCTGACAATTGTGGCTTTTGGCACCTCGGCTCCGGAAATGTTCGTCTCATTGCAGGCAGCGTTTGACGGTGTTTCCGGAATTGCCGTTGGCAATGTTGTCGGCTCGAACATTGCCAACGTGCTTCTGGTGCTTGGTGGCCCCGCCTTGCTGATGAGCATCAGTTGCCGCGAAAAAGGCATTGGCATGTCGCTCGCGGTGATGATCTTCATGACGTTGACGCTGATGGTGATGATGTGGTTTGGCCCATTGAGCCGGCTCGACGGCGCCATCTTGCTGATCATGATGGGCTCCTATCTCGGCTGGCAGATCAAGGCCGCCCGGGAATGTGGCATGGGGCCTGCGTCAGACTACCATAGTGAAGTTGCCGACGTTCCCCAGGAAAACTGGAAGACCGGCGCCTTCATTCTGGGCGGATTGATCGGCCTGCCGATCGGCGCCTGGCTGACGGTGAACGGCGCATCCCACATTGCGCGGATGCTCGGCGCCTCCGAAACAGTCATCGGGCTGACCATTGTCGCCATCGGCACCTCGCTGCCGGAACTGGTGACATCGGTGATGGCCGCCTGGCGCAAGTCCGGCGCAGTCGCCATCGGCAATGTGGTCGGCTCCAACATTTTCAACATCGGCCTGATTCTCGGCGGTACCTCGGTGATCCTGCCACTTGAGGTGGATCCGCGCATTACCTCGATCGACATGTGGGTGATGCTTGCCGCCGGTCTGCTGGTGGTTGGACTGGCGCATTGGAACATCGCCATCAAAAAGCTTGGCGGCGTGGCTATGCTTCTGGTTTTCGCGGCCTATATATTTTCAGTATTCTGAGGGTAATTGATCGCCATCTTCTTGGCGCCTACGGGCTGGGAAAAGCATGAAATCTTGCAAAGCAACAGCCTTGGTCACCGGTGCGGGCCGCCGTATCGGAAAGGCCATCGCGCTGGATCTGGCGGCACATGGTTATCAGGTTGCCATTCATGCCAACCGCAGCCGCGCGGAAGCTGAGGCCGTGGCCACGACCATCCGCGACGCAGGCGGCGTGGCGGAGGTGTTCATCGCCGATCTTTCCGAAAGTGCGGCAACACGCCAGCTTCACCGGGACGTTTCAGCCCGGTTGGGGTGGCCCGACATCATCATCAACAATGCCTCGGTGTTTGAAGGTGATGATGTGCGCGCCTTCGATGAAGCGCTGTTCGACCGGCATTTCGCTATCCATCTGAAAGCACCGGTGATGCTGGCTGAGGCTATGGCGGCAGGCCTGCCGGACAACCGCGACGGCCTGATCGTCAACATCATCGATCAGCGGGTCTGGCGGCTGACCCCAAAATTCTTCTCCTACACCCTGTCTAAATCCGCGCTCTGGACAGCAACGCAAACCATGGCCCAGGCGCTGGCGCCGCGGATCCGGGTCAACGCCATCGGGCCCGGCCCGACGCTCGCCAATGAGCGCCAGAGCGCAACGGATTTTGCCCGGCAGGCGGCATCGGTGCCGCTCGGTCACGGGCCCGACCTGTCTGAAATCGGTGCAACCATCCGCTATTTGCATGATGCACGCTCGGTGACCGGACAGATGATCGCGCTCGATGGCGGCCAGCATCTGGCGTGGGAAACACCGGATGTCAGCGACGTCGGCGAGTAAGCGGTCTGCATCCAACCGCGACAGAACGGTCTGCGCGCTTGATAAACACCTCCGCTGACGCCAGATGACAGGATCTTACGCAAACACTCTCTTGCCCGCATTGCGCCGGAAGTGGATAAGATCGCTAAATGACTCGCACGCCGAATCCGACCTCCCCCGAAACATCCAAAGCCGCGGTGCAAACCGACGGCGGCGTGATCTATAAGGAAACAGATCAAGACGATGACGAGCAGCCCGCCATGGAGGCTCCCCTGCCCGCCGACGTCGCCAATGTCGCCAGCATAGAATGGAACGAAAGCCCAGGCCTTGCCGAGGGCCTGAAGGGCGCCGAGGTCATCCAGGCCTTCGTCAAACACCTGCCCAATCAGCCCGGCGTCTACCGGATGATGAACGAGGCTGGCGATGTGCTTTATGTCGGCAAGGCGCGCAGCCTGAAAAAGCGGGTGACTAACTACGCCCAGGGCCGCGGCCATACCAACCGCATCACCAGGATGATCGCCCAGACGACGAACATGGAATTCGTCACCACGCGGACCGAAACCGAAGCACTGCTGCTTGAAGCCAATCTGATCAAGCGGCTCAAACCACGCTTCAACGTGCTGATGCGCGACGACAAGTCGTTCCCCTACATCCTGATCACCGATGAACATGAAGCCCCGGCAATTCTGAAGCATCGCGGCTCGCGCTCACGCAAAGGCTCGTTTTACGGACCCTTTGCGTCGGCGGGTGCTGTCGGCCGCACCATCAACGCGCTGCAGCGGGCGTTCCTGCTGCGCACCTGCACCGACAGTGTTTATGAAAGCCGCACCCGGCCGTGCCTGCTCTACCAGATCAAGCGCTGCTCCGGCCCCTGCACCAGCGAGATCGACACAGATGGCTATGCCCGGTTGGTCGACGAGGCCAAGGATTTTCTCTCCGGGCGCAGTCAGGCGGTCAAGGCACAACTCTCGACCGCCATGCAGGCCGCCTCCGAGGACCTCGATTTCGAACGTGCCGCTGTTTATCGCGACCGGCTTTCGGCGCTCAGCCATGTGCAGAGCCATCAGGGCATCAATCCGCAGACCGTCGAAGAGGCCGACATCTTTGCCATTCACCACGATGCCGGCATGGCCTGCATCCAGGTTTTCTTCTTCCGCACCGGGCAGAACTGGGGCAATCGCGCCTATTTCCCCAAGGCCGATCCGTCGCTGGCGCCGGGTGAAATTCTCGGTGCCTTCATCGGCCAGTTCTACGATGACAAGCCGACGCCGCGGATGATCCTGATCTCGGATGATTTCGAGGACAGGTCGTTGCTGCAGGAAGCGCTGAGCGTGCGCATGGATCGCAAGACCACCATCACCGTGCCGCAACGCGGTGAAAAGCGCGAACTGGTCGATCAGGTGCTCACAAATGCGCGGGAAGCCCATGGTCGAAATCTGGCCGAGACCGCTTCGCAAACGCGGCTCCTGGAGGGGCTTGCCAAGACCGTCGACCTGCCGCATCCGCCGCGCCGCATCGAGGTCTATGACAACTCCCACATCATGGGCACCAATGCCGTCGGCGGCATGATTGTCGCCGGGCCGGAAGGCTTTGCGAAGAACCAGTACCGGAAGTTCAACATCAAATCGACCGACATCACCCCGGGCGATGAT is a window from the Hoeflea sp. IMCC20628 genome containing:
- the uvrC gene encoding excinuclease ABC subunit UvrC, with the translated sequence MTRTPNPTSPETSKAAVQTDGGVIYKETDQDDDEQPAMEAPLPADVANVASIEWNESPGLAEGLKGAEVIQAFVKHLPNQPGVYRMMNEAGDVLYVGKARSLKKRVTNYAQGRGHTNRITRMIAQTTNMEFVTTRTETEALLLEANLIKRLKPRFNVLMRDDKSFPYILITDEHEAPAILKHRGSRSRKGSFYGPFASAGAVGRTINALQRAFLLRTCTDSVYESRTRPCLLYQIKRCSGPCTSEIDTDGYARLVDEAKDFLSGRSQAVKAQLSTAMQAASEDLDFERAAVYRDRLSALSHVQSHQGINPQTVEEADIFAIHHDAGMACIQVFFFRTGQNWGNRAYFPKADPSLAPGEILGAFIGQFYDDKPTPRMILISDDFEDRSLLQEALSVRMDRKTTITVPQRGEKRELVDQVLTNAREAHGRNLAETASQTRLLEGLAKTVDLPHPPRRIEVYDNSHIMGTNAVGGMIVAGPEGFAKNQYRKFNIKSTDITPGDDFGMMREVMQRRFSRLIKDHGDAGPTLPDAVDGADPDAVSQSGMPAWPDLVLIDGGKGQMSAVRTILEDLGIADKVTAIGIAKGMDREAGRERFFVKGKPDFTLPPRDPVLYFVQRLRDEAHRFAIGTHRARRKKELISNPLDEIAGIGPSRKRALLHHFGTAKAVSRAGVDDLTTVEGISETVAELIYNHFHEDNR
- a CDS encoding calcium/sodium antiporter, translated to MLSILTLIAGLVVLVFAGDYLVRGAVALAEKLSIDPLIIGLTIVAFGTSAPEMFVSLQAAFDGVSGIAVGNVVGSNIANVLLVLGGPALLMSISCREKGIGMSLAVMIFMTLTLMVMMWFGPLSRLDGAILLIMMGSYLGWQIKAARECGMGPASDYHSEVADVPQENWKTGAFILGGLIGLPIGAWLTVNGASHIARMLGASETVIGLTIVAIGTSLPELVTSVMAAWRKSGAVAIGNVVGSNIFNIGLILGGTSVILPLEVDPRITSIDMWVMLAAGLLVVGLAHWNIAIKKLGGVAMLLVFAAYIFSVF
- a CDS encoding SDR family oxidoreductase; translation: MKSCKATALVTGAGRRIGKAIALDLAAHGYQVAIHANRSRAEAEAVATTIRDAGGVAEVFIADLSESAATRQLHRDVSARLGWPDIIINNASVFEGDDVRAFDEALFDRHFAIHLKAPVMLAEAMAAGLPDNRDGLIVNIIDQRVWRLTPKFFSYTLSKSALWTATQTMAQALAPRIRVNAIGPGPTLANERQSATDFARQAASVPLGHGPDLSEIGATIRYLHDARSVTGQMIALDGGQHLAWETPDVSDVGE